In Leptolyngbya sp. O-77, the genomic window AGCGGCTCGACCAGATCCAGGCGCAGCTTGAGCAAATTCAGGCGCAGCTTGACTTGCCCGAAGACCTGCCCGACCCGCAGACCGAGACCGAATGGCAGCAGCGCATCCAGGCGACCTGGGGCACAGTGGGCGATTATGAGCAATACAGCGCTAGCCATCGTGAAGCCAACGCCGAAACGCCCCTATTTCACGCGCCCGACTGGGTGGCGCTGTGCGAACTGGACTGGGCGCGGCGGCTGCACCCCGTGTTGGCGCAACTGCACCAGATGATCCACGGTGAGGAGGGCATTGGCTATGCTGGGGCGGACGTGTTGCAGCAGTTTGGCTGTCATGTTGATGCACGCACGGGCGATCGCTATTACATCTACAAGCTGGGCGGATTCAGCGCCTACGATGCGCTCTGGCAAACGGCGACACACCCCCAGCAATCCTGGCTGCCCGCATTGCAGCGCCTCCGCAAAAAAGCCGCCCGCTTCCCCGATGTGTTTCACCTGTTTGGCTGGGAACCAGAGGCGATCGCCGCTCTCGATACGGTTGTCGAACGACTCTTGCGGGAAAAGCAGTCAGCAGGGCAACAGTCGGCCGGATCGACCCACGGCAGCCACCACTACGCCAAGCGCCCCGGCAATACGATTCCCGATTACTTGGCTCTGCTGAATTTGGGCCCTTTTACCCCGATCACGCCGGAATCCCTCAAACGCGCCTACAAGCAGGCGATGAAAACAGCACACCCCGATACTGGCGGCAGCAAAGAGCTAGCGCAGCGGGTGAATGAAGCCTACGAAGCGGTGCTGCGGCATTACTTTCCTAGTGCTTGAACCCGGTGCTTGAGGGCAGAAGACCATATCGATTTTGGATTGCTAGATGCAGACTGCGAGTTGGGATTTTGGATTTTGGATTTTGGATCGCTAGATGCGGGCTGCGAGTTGGGATTTTGGATTTTGGATTGCGGGTTGCGAGGTATTTACCCATTGCGTTTGGAGCGCCCGTTGGGAGAATTGGCCTGGCTCCGTTGGGCGAAATTGCTGACACGCTCTAGATCCCTGATAATTGGGAATAGTCTCCAGACCTAAGCCGCAATTGATCCAAGCTGAAACCCTCAATCTGTTGGAATGGCCGCGCCTGTGCCAGCATCTCGCCACCTTTGCTGCGACGAAATTGGGCGCAAGAGTCGCGCAGGATCTGCGAATTCCCGATACCCAGACCAAAAGCGAGGCGCTACTGGCGCAAACCCGCGAGGTCTATCAGCTTGAAACCACGCTGCCAGTTTCGCTTAGCTTTGAGGGCATTCAGGACATTGGCGACGCGCTGGAACGGGCTGCATTGCAAGGTATCTTGAGTGGAGACGATTTGCTGGCGATCGCCACGACGCTTTCTGGCGCACGCACCCTCCGCCGCACGATTGACCAATATCCCGACCTGACCACGCTCAATGCCCTGGTTGCAGACCTCCGCACCTATCCCGAACTAGAGCAAGAAATCCACCGCTGCATCGACGAGCGCGGCCGGGTTATGGACCGCGCCAGTGCTAAATTGGGCGGCATCCGCGAGCAGCTTAAGCAGCAGCGCGATCGCATTTATCAAATCTTGCAGGGCATTTTGCAGCGCCACGGCAACGCGGTGCAGGAAGCGCTGATTACCCAGCGGGGCGATCGCTTTGTGCTGCCCGTCAAGTCTTCCCACAAAGACATCATCCCCGGCATCGTCCACGACACCTCCACCAGCGGCGCAACGCTCTATGTAGAGCCAAACGCCATCGTCAGCCACGGCAACCAGCTCCGGCAGTTGCTGAAGCAAGAGCAGGTGGAAGAAGAAGCCGTCCGCCGCGCCCTCAGCGAACAGGTTGCAGGCGTTCACGAAGATTTAGAAAGACTGCTGGCGATCGCCACGACGCTTGACCTGGCCACCGCCCGCGCCCGCTATTCCCTCTGGCTCGGCGCAAATCCCCCTCGTTTTGTGGAATTTGGGAGTCAGGAATCTGGAGACTCCGCCAACGGCTCTGCGTCTGTGGTTGCTCCAATTACCCTCCGCCAACTTCGCCACCCGCTCCTCATCTGGCAGCATCAGCACGAGCAGGGGCCGGCCGTCGTGCCGATCGATCTGGTCATCCAGCCCCAAATCCGCGTCGTTGCCATCACCGGCCCCAACACGGGCGGCAAAACCGTGACGCTGAAAACGCTCGGACTGGCGGCGCTGATGGCAAAAGTGGGGCTATTTGTTCCCGCCCGCGAACCCGTGGAAATGCCCTGGTTTCACCAGGTTCTAGCAGATATCGGCGACGAGCAATCGCTTCAGCAAAGCCTTTCGACCTTTTCTGGACACATTCGCCGGATTGGGCGGATTCTGGCGGCGTTGCAGCAGGATAAGGCGGAGAGTGACGGTGAGACAGAGCCGTTGAGTGAGGACGAGCCGTTCCCCCATACCCCAACGCCCTCCCTCGTCCTCCTCGACGAAGTGGGCGCAGGGACTGACCCCTCGGAAGGCAGCGCCCTGGCGATCGCCCTCCTCCGCTACTTAGCCGATCACGCTGCCTTAACCGTTGCCACGACCCACTACGGCGAACTGAAGGCGCTGAAGTATCAAGACGAGCGCTTCGAGAATGCCTCGGTGGAATTTGACGATGTGACGCTATCCCCCACCTATCGGCTGCTTTGGGGCATTCCGGGACGTTCAAACGCGCTGGCGATCGCCCAGCGGCTCGGCCTCAACCCGGCAATCGTGGAGGCGGCCCGGGCGCAGATCGGCGCAGGCTCCGAGAGCGACGTCAACCGCGTGATTGCCGGACTGGAGCAGCAGCGCCGCCAGCAGGAGGAAAAGACAAAATCTGCGGATCAGTTGATTCGAGAAACGGAGCGATTGCATCAGGAGATCTTGCAACGAGCGGAGATGCTGCGGCAGCGCGAACGGGAACTGCAACAGCAGCAAGAAGAGGCCGTGCAGGCGGCGATCGCCCAGGCTAAAGCTGAAATCGCTAGGGTAATTCGCCAACTCCAGCGCGGCCCCGAAACGGCCCAAACCGCCCAGCAGGCCACCGAAGCCCTGAATGACCTCGCCGATCGCCACTTGCCCTCGCGTCAGGCTCCACCCAAACCGAAGCCTGGATTTCGTCCCAAAGTGGGCGATCGCGTCCGCATTCCCCGACTGGGACAGGTTGCCGAAGTGCTGACGAATCCCGATGACAGCGGCGAATTTACCGTCCGCTTTGGGCTGATGAAGATGACCGTTTCTCTGGCGGATGTGGAGTCGCTGCAAGGGGAAAAAGCTGAACTGCCTGCCAAGGAGCAGGGATCGGCCGCCAAGGGCCAGAGCGCAGAAAAGAAGCGACCGTCAGAGAAATCTGCGGAGGAAAAGCCGCCCGAAGCCCCCGCGATTCGCACGTCAAAGAACACCCTCGACCTGCGGGGCAGCCGGGTGGCAGATGCAGAGATTGAGCTAGAACGGGCGATCGCCAGCGCCCAGCCGGGCCCCCTGTGGATCATCCACGGCCACGGCACGGGCAAACTGCGGCAGGGCGTTCATGCTTTCCTGAAGGAGCATCCGCAGGTGTTGCGCTTTGAGGCGGCAGAGCGGGCAGACGGTGGCTCTGGCGTGACGGTTGCCTACATAGAATGAGGCTTTTGCTGCCATACCTGGCGCGATCGCCCTTTGGCTTACAGCACCTTTTCTAGCCCGTAGACCAGCGATTTTAACGCCAGCACCTTGCGAATGCAGAGCAGCACACCGGGCATATAGGACGCGCGATCGCTCGTGTCGTGGCGCAGGGTATAAAGCTGCCCTGGTGCGCCAAAGATCACTTCCTGGTGAGCAATTAAACCGGGAAGCCGGACGCTGTGGATGCGGATGCCATCTTCGGTTTGACTGCCGCGTGCGCCAGGGAGTTTCTCGGTTTCATCAACGGTCGGCGGATTAAAGGCTTTGCCAAATTCCGCTAAAAGCTGCGCCGTTTGAATCGCTGTGCCGCTGGGTGCGTCGGCTTTTTGGTTGTGGTGCAGTTCGATAATTTCCACATGGTCAAAATAGCGCGATGCCTGCACCGCCGCCTGCTGCATCAGCACCACCCCAATCGAGAAATTGGGAATCACCAGACAGCCGATGCTCGCCTTGTCAGCAAAGTCTGCCAGATCGTTAAGTTGCTCCACACTCAGCCCCGTCGTGCCAATCACCGGACGCACGCCATAGGCGATCGCCGCTCGCGCATTTTCATACACTACGTCGGGATGGGTAAAATCCACCATCACAGCGGGCTGCTTTTCCTGCGATGCCAGCGCCAGCGTGCCCTGCATGTCGTTGAGAATGGGCACCTCCAGCGGGCCGCAGCCGATGATTTCGCCCACGTCCTGCCCAATCCGTTCTGGATTGCGGGCCAACGCCCCCACCAGCGTCATGTCTTTGCTAGCGGCGATCGCCTTGATGGTTTCGCGCCCCATCTTGCCCGTTGCGCCGTTTACCACGACCGGAATCGGAGCCTGTGTCATTGGAGCCTGCGTCATAGCCAAACGGTTCTCTGCTAAACATTTGGCATTGTATAGCGGTTAGGGATTTCTCGCTGCGGTGCGCGTTGGCTCTGGGGCAGCGAATGACTGTCTTAGCGGAATCTGAATTAAGAAAGTCGTGCCCTGCCCTGTGTCGGACTGGCAAATTAGTTGCCCACGATGTTTTTCTGTGACGATTTGATGGCTAATGGCTAACCCCAATCCGGTTCCTTTACCGAGCGGCTTGGTGGTATAAAACGCCTCATAAATTTGGGCTTGCACTGCTTTGGGAATGCCGGGGCCATTGTCCGCAACGCAGATTTCAGCCTGCTTCGCGGCATTGTCCGGTTCAATCAGGCGTGTGCAGATCTTGATGACAGGTGCTTTATCTTGAAGCGTTCGCTCTAGCGTGCTTGATTGATTGGCTTTATACGTCTCACAGGCTTCTTCTAGCGCGTCGATTGCGTTGCTCAAGATGTTCATAAACACTTGATTAAGCTGTCCTGCATAGCATTCCACTTTGGGCAGATCGCCATACTCTCGCACCACCTGAATGCAGGGGCGATCGCCCTTTGGCTTGAGGCGATGCTGCAAAATCATCAGCGTGCTGTCGATGCCGTCGTGAATATTCACGGGCTTCATTTCCGCTTCGTCTACGCGAGAAAAGTTCCGCAGCGACAGCACAATCTGACGAATCCGGTCTGCGCCAATCTGCATGGAGGAAAGAGTCTTGGGCAAATCACTCTCAATAAACTCTAGATCGCTGTCGGCTAAGACCTCTGCCACAGCAGGCGCAGGCTGGGGAACCGTTTCTCGATACAGCGCCAGCAAATTGAGCAATTCCTGCGTATAGCTGCTGACGTGATTGATGTTGCCGTAGATAAAATTAACGGGATTATTGATTTCGTGAGCAATGCCCGACACAAGCTGCCCCAGATTTGAAAGCTTTTCCGCCTGGATGAGGCGAGACTGGGTACTCTGAAGTTCTCGCAGCGCCCGTTCTAGCTCTCGATTCGCCGCTTCTAGCTTGGCCGGACTGGGCAGCGCCAGCGCCTGAGGAATCAGCGGCACTAGCTCTATCGCCGTATAAATCGAAATGATAGCCGTGAACGCTTTGACCACACCCGACAGCCAGTAGCTTGGATGCCAAATCGTCCAGATATCCATCAGATGTCCTATGCCGCAAGCGATGATGAACGCTCCAAACAACACAAACATCCAGTTAAACGGAACATCTCTGCGCTTGGCGATGAAGTAAAGGAGCAAGGCGGGAATCGAGAAATAAGCCAAGGCGATCGCCGCATTGGAAACAACATGCAACCACACCAGCCAGGGTTGCCACAGGTAACAGTGCCCGTGGGGAATATAGCCCTGCGAACCGAAAAGCGTATGCAGCAGGTTGGTCATACATTTAGATGATTGGGTCAGGTGAGAGGCGAAGTTTGAAGCAATCTTTAAGAACGCTACTTGAGAATGCCCACCCCTCCCATTTGAGCTAACATCCTGTCGTTATCAGGGCAAAACATGAATTTACCCGGTCTGAGAGGGATTTCTGCTTTAGGATTGCACTGCTTTGGGATTGCACTGTTTTGGGACTGCACTGCTTTGGGATTGCATGGAGGGGGCGATCGCCATCTCAAAAGCAAGGCTACAAAACACGATCGGTTTCAGAATTACGCTCGTGACCCACAGGAACCTCATCGAAAGAGGGTCGGAGTGTGACTCACCTCCGACCCTCCAGTATCAAGCTTGTGATCTCCTAGCTCATCTCTCAAGCTCACCTGTAAATCACCTGCTGTGCGTATCCTCTACTCGCTAGTCGGCTTCTAATCGGCGACCCGGAGCAAGCCCATTTGCAGGCGATCCAGCATGATGCGGATATGACGGAGATCTTCCATGCCCAGATACAGATCCGACATCATCACCTGATGCAGCATTTGCTCGTCTTCACGGGTGATTTTGCCCGTTGCCACAATCCGGTTGGCAACATCCCCAATCCCATATTCTATGGAGAACCCTGCTTGCGTCTTCATGGAAACTCAACAAAAGTAACTACATTTAGGGTCACAAATTTACAAAGGTTTCGCCATCCCCCGATGGGATCACCCAATGGTTCCAGCGTTCAACCGCTGGACTGAATTCGGTCTGCAAGTCGCAAAAACCGAATCTGGATGTCTATCGGCGGTGTATCGTGCCATTTCGCTCCTAAATCGCTGCGGAAAATGCGGAATCAAACACCCGGTTCAGCGCTCTATGAGGGGCGATCGCCCAGTTTTCGCATCCGGTTTCGAGACCTGTTAAAGGCTTGCCAAATCAGGTATTTTGGCAAAAAGCTGCTTTTAGCTTTCCCAGAAACTTAAAGGAAATATAAAAATCTCATAAAAGTTTCATGACATTTCTGCGGACTGGAAAAAGCACTCAAAAAGCTCAGTATCCTTACACAGGAGGTTTCTGCGCTCAGTCCATCCTGTTTCTGACTTGCCGTACTCTGGCTTGCTGTACTGTGATAAGTTCGATGAATTCCTATGTCCAATGTCATCGGATTGCTGCCTGCTGGCGGACAGGCGACCCGGCTTTCGCCCCTGCCGCTGAGTAAAGAGCTTTACCCTTTGGGCTTTCGCACAAGTACCGATGGGCGCACTGTTCCCAAAGTCGTCAGCCACTATCTGCTGGAGAAAATGCAGCGGGCGGGGATTGCCAAAGCCTTTTTTATTTTGCGGCCAGGCAAGTGGGATATTCCCGCCTACTATGGCGACGGCGCACTGGTGCAGATGCGTCTGGGCTATCTGACGGTGCAGGTGCCCTACGGCGTGCCCTACACGCTGGATCAGGCTTACCCGTTTTTGCAGGGGGCAACCGTGGCGATTGGGTTTCCCGACATCCTGTTTCAGCCGGAAAACGCCTACGCCGCATTGCTAGAACGACTGGCGCGAGGGGGCGCGGATGTGGTGCTGGGGCTATTTCCGACCAAAAACTTTCGCAAAGCGGGCATGGTGCAGTTTGATGAAATCGGGTATGTGCAGCAAATTGTTGAAAAACCGCAGCAGACGGACTTGACCTATATGTGGGCGATCGCCGTTTGGTCGCCGCGCTTCACCGAGTTTCTGCACGAGTTCGTCAGCGGCAAAATCCCAGATAAGGAAGTGCCGATTGGCGACGTGATCCAGGCTGGAATCAACGCGGGGTTGCGAGTGGAAGCAGAAGCCTTTCCCGACGGTTCCTATCTGGATGTCGGCACGCCAGACGACTTGGCACGGGCAATTCGGCAACTTACGCCGCCGGAGGGATAATGCTGAAGATTGAAGATGGAAGATTGAAGACTGAAGACTAAGGAGCATTGGGGTCAATGCCGAGCGATCGCAGGCGCTCTGCCAGTTTTTCGTCCCGTTCGCGTTTGGCTTCGGCTTGCTGCTGCACTTGCTGGAGTTGCTCTTGCGTGTGGGCGATCGCCCCACATGCCGTCCCCCCGTGACGCTGCTCCCACAATCCTTGTATCCTGTGAAATGCCACAGCAAGTAAAAATACGGCGGGGAAAAACGGTGCTGGATATCAAGCAAATTCGGGAGCATCCGGAGCAGGTGCAGGCAAAGCTGGATCTGCGAGGCGGCGGGTATGACCTGAAGCCAATTTTGGCGCTAGACCAGCAGCAGCGTGAGCTAGAAGTGGGGCGATCGCAGCTTCAGGCCCGCAGCAACGAAATCGGCAAACTGGTGGGGCAAAAGATGAAATCGGGAGCCAAGCCCGACGATGCCGAAGTGCTGGCGCTAAAGGAAGAGGGCAACCAGATTAAGGCGCAACTGAGCGATCTGGAGCCGAAAGAGAAGGAGATCAAAGAACAACTGCAAGCGCTCTTGCTCACGTTTCCCAACTTGCCCAGCGACGAAACGCCTGTCGGCAAAAGCGAAGACGAAAACGTGGAAATTCGCCGCTGGGGCGATGAATACATTCCCACCAATCCTAATATCCTGCCCCACTATGAAATTGGCGAAAAGCTGGGTATTTTGAACTTTGAGCGATCGGTGAAAATTGCCCAGAGCCGTTTTGTGACACTGCTGGGGGCAGGCGCGGCCCTAGAACGGGCGCTGATCCAGTTCATGCTCGATCGCCACACGCAGGCCGGCTTTGTAGAGGTGTTGCCGCCGATTTTGATTAACACAGCCTCGCTGACGGCATCGGGGCAGTTGCCGAAGTTTGCGGATGAAAGCTTTAAGTGCGATCGCGACGATCTCTGGCTCACCCCCACCGCCGAAGTGCCCATCACCAGCCTCTACCGGGATGAAATCCTAGAAGCCGATGCCCTGCCGATCTACCACTGCGCCTACACGCCCTGCTTCCGGCGCGAGGCCGGTAGCTATGGGCGAGATACACGGGGTCTAATCCGCCTGCACCAGTTCAACAAGGTGGAAATGTTCAAGTTCGTGCATCCAGACACCTCGATGGACGAACTGGAGAGCCTCACCCAGGCGGCCGAGGGGGTGCTGCAAGCGCTGAAGCTGCCCTATCGTGTGATTGCCCTCTGCACAGGCGATCTCGGCTTTGCCTCGGTAAAAACCTACGACCTGGAAGTGTGGCTGCCCAGCCAGGGCAAATATCGGGAAATCTCAAGCTGCTCCAACTGCACCGATTTTCAGGCTCGTCGTGCTAGCCTCCGGTTCAAAGAAGCCGGTAAGAAGGGAACCCAGTTTCTCCACACGCTGAACGGCTCTGGACTTGCCGTGGGGCGCACCATGGCCGCCATTCTGGAAAACTATCAGCAGCCGGATGGAACCGTTGCCGTTCCCGAAGCGCTGCAACCCTATCTGGGACGCGACGTGCTATGACGCAAATCAGCTACAGCGTTTTTGAAGCTAGTGAGGCACACGGATGGTCAATAAGCCCTTGCCTCGTGAGGGCAGCATGTGCCTCACCCCGCAAGAAAATGCTGTATAACGCAAATCATAGGCCTACATCAGCCCTGATCTCTGGCTTTTAGCAATCAGTGCTGGAGACTCGGTGCGGGAGATTTTTCGGGCTTGAATTTCAGATTTGCAGCCAATTTGTGGCTAGATTCTGGCTAAATTCTCCTGATGGGCGGGCGATCGCCTGCAAGTAGAAAAAGGTACTGTGCAGGATGATTGAGCCATGAGTGAGTTGCTGTTGCTGGCGGCGGGGCTACTGAGTCGAGCAAATGCGGGATCGCTGCCCACTGCAAATCTGCTGCCCGTGCTGCCGCCGCCTGCCGATGCGGCAGGAGTGTCCGGCGCAAAAGCCGCTGTTGTTCCCGTGCAGGCTGCGACAGATCAGGTCGTGCAGCCAGAATTTAGCCAGTCTTCGCAGCAGGCCTCGGCGGAAAACCTGCGGACTGCTGAAACGGGGGGAGCCTGGACGGGCAGGCGGCGATCGCTCCAGCGGACAGCCTTGGCGCAAACGGCTGCGGCACAGCCTGTTACGGCACAGCCTTCTACCCCAGCGCACAGTTTCAACACGCTGCAAACCGCTGCTGCTCAGAACGCTGCTGCCCAGCGCGATGGATCTCAAGCTCGCCCATCCCAAGCCAGCGCCGTTCGGAGCATCACAGCAGGGCGATCGCCCGTACAGGTTGCTGCTGCATCATCCCCAGCGCCCGTGCCAACGCTGACAGATATTCCGCCCGCCCGCCGCATCCGTCCCCAGAGCGGGGCCCAGCAGTATCAGCAGCGGTGGGCCGCACTGCGGCAGGGGCAAACGTATACCCGCATCGCTACCGATAGCTTCGCAGAGCAGTGGATCAACGCGACCGAACAGCCAACCTATGAACAGTGGGTGACTCTGCTGGGCTACGAAGCGCGGGCGATGGCCGCCGGCCAGGGCAACAACCGACTGTCGGTGCTGGTGGGCGATTCCATTAGCCAGTGGTTTCCCGTAGAGCAACTCAGCCGCGATCGCTTCTGGCTGAATCAGGGCATTTCGGGCGACACCACGGCGGGCGTGCTGCGTCGGCTGTCGCTGTTTCAAGACACGCGCCCAGCGGATATTCATGTGATGGTTGGCATCAACGACCTGCGGCGCGGCGCATCCAATGCCGAGGTGTTGAATAACCTCAGTCAGATCATGCAAGACCTGCGCCAGACGCACCCCCAGGCTCGCATTTGGATTTATTCCATCTTGCCGACGCGGCTGCCTGCCTTGCCACCGGAGCGGATTTTTGCGCTAAACCAAAACTTGGAGGCGATCGCCCGCCAGCAACAGGTCGCCTATGTCGATCTCCAGCGCTTCTTTGCCGAGGAGCCTTCGGGCATTTTGCGTCGCGACCTCACCACTGACGGCATTCACCTCAGCCGCACGGGCTATGCGCTCTGGCAGTGGGCGATTGGCTATTTGATTTGAGGCATGAGCGTCTGTCGCCGCACAACTGCTGCAAAACGTCGAGGTTAGCCGTCAGCGCTCCGATTCTGTCAGCTTTTAGGTTAAGTGGGCAATCGCCCAGGGATGTCCATGCTGAGGGAAACAGGGGCGATCGCCCTCAGCGAGTAAGTTAGTGATCTAGGGAGTGTCATCAATTAGATAAGCTGTAATCAGCAGTGATTCAGCTATCTGACGATTATGACAACCCGACGCTACGCCCTGCGCGATGACCAATGGGAACGGCTCCAAGTTTGCTCCCTGGACGAGGGCGGGAGTCACAGCAAAGGTCTGTTTGTCGAGGCAGTGCTATATCGATATCGAGCCGGCATTCCCTGGCGAGACTTGCCAGAGCGGTTTGGTCATTTTCGCAAGGTTCACACCGCTTTCGGCGCTGGGCAAAGACGGGCGTATGGCAACGGGTGTTTCAGGTGCTGTCTGAAGATGCAGACAACGAATACGCCATGATCGACACCACGATTGTGCGTGCTCATCAGCATAGTGCTGGGGCAAAGGGGGGGATGCCAATGCCCAAGCCATTGGTCGTAGTAAAGGGGGATTGAGCACCAAGATTCATGCGACTGTCGATGCACTGGGCAATCCGACAGGCTTTCACCTCACACCGGGCAGACCTGTGACCTTGATGGGGCTGATGTGCTGCTAGAGAATATTCAAGCTGATACAGTCCTAAGGTGCAGACCAACGGGTGATTGAGCGACTCCAACAACAGGGAAGACGCTGTGATTCCGCCCAAGCGAAACCGCAAGACACCGCGTGATTACGACAAGGAGCTATACAAAGCGCGGCATCTGATTGAGAACTTCTTTGCCAAACTCAAGCAGTATCGAGCGATTGCGACCGCTATGACAAGTTAGCCGAGACGTTTCTGAGTGCAATTTACATGGCGGCTGCCCTTATTTGGCTTAATTGATGACACGCCCTAGGACTTTATCTTAGCTCGTCCAGCGGACAAAAGCTGATCGTAATACGCTTCTAGCGTTGGGTTATCGCCTCGCAGCCCGTTAATGATTTTTTCTGTCCAGTCTAGATATTCCAGTCGTCGTTCCGGTGTCCAATGGGTTGGCGGTGTTTCGGTGACAGAGCGGACGTTGGAGATTTTGTCGGCAATCTTGACCTGCTTGGCCCGCTCGGAAAGGTGCGGCGCGTGTTCAATCTGGCGCTGTTTGCGTTCCGGCTTGGGCAGTTGTCGGTCATCGGTCACTTCTTCCACAACCTGCCGCACTTCTACGCCAAAGGCTGCGTCCAGTTCTGCTGGCGTGGTTTCGGTATCTTCCAGCGTGTCGTGCAGGATTGCTGCTTGCAGGGTAATCACGTCGCTCACGCCGCCAACCCGCGCCAAAATTTCTGCCACTTCGATCGGGTGGTTGATGTAGGGCGAAGCGTCCACATCTTTGCGGCGCTGATCGCGGTGTTTATTTGCCGCAAAGTGGATCGCTGAGAGCAACGCGGCCGCTGGGTTTTGTTCTTTCATCTGCAAGCTTCCTTGGTTGCAATCAGTCATAGTCAATCAGTCAATATAGAACACTCTTCCTTCCATAGAATGCCCAGCTTTTTGGGTCAGGCTGCATGGGCATCAGGGCGATCGCCCAACGGCTCAACTCAGCGAAACCAGGCATCCTGCATGACTTGTTACTTGGCAACGCCGCGCAACCTCTGTCCCTCGTCACACCATTGCTCGATTCACCAAACTCATCACCTTGCTGGGGCAACCGGGCAGCGGCATCAGTTTACTCCAGGCTACCGCCTCTACCACGTCGAGGGTGTGGAGTCGCAGAATGTGGAACTGGACGTGCGATCGCCCGCCAATCACAATCAGCGTCAAAATGTCTGGGTCGTCGTTGGCAAAGCGGTCGAGATAAAGCGGTGTTGAAAGGCGAGGCAGTCGGGGCGCTGGGGAATTGGGCGCTGGAGAATCCGAAGATTGCGAAGCTGGTTCGTGCGAAAAAGTCATGGCAGCGTAAGCCTCCCTTGGAAGTAGGTAATTGAGCAGTACGGAAAAACCGCTAATTCCCAGCATCAAAGCCACCCCAGCCCGTTTTGCCTTAAAAAAATGGCAACGCAAAGCTGAGGTGGCTAGCGGAGTGATACACCGCCTATCTAGCCCACCAGACTGCGCTTCCAGTTTGGGGGTCAGTTCCCTGAGGTGCGCTAACATCTTCAGGGAACGCTTGAGAAATGGAAATTTTTAGTTGTGAGAGACGAACATACTGTAAGTTGGCAGATTACGCAAGCAAATCTTTCAGTCGGTATTATTTCCTCACTGGA contains:
- a CDS encoding endonuclease MutS2, whose protein sequence is MIQAETLNLLEWPRLCQHLATFAATKLGARVAQDLRIPDTQTKSEALLAQTREVYQLETTLPVSLSFEGIQDIGDALERAALQGILSGDDLLAIATTLSGARTLRRTIDQYPDLTTLNALVADLRTYPELEQEIHRCIDERGRVMDRASAKLGGIREQLKQQRDRIYQILQGILQRHGNAVQEALITQRGDRFVLPVKSSHKDIIPGIVHDTSTSGATLYVEPNAIVSHGNQLRQLLKQEQVEEEAVRRALSEQVAGVHEDLERLLAIATTLDLATARARYSLWLGANPPRFVEFGSQESGDSANGSASVVAPITLRQLRHPLLIWQHQHEQGPAVVPIDLVIQPQIRVVAITGPNTGGKTVTLKTLGLAALMAKVGLFVPAREPVEMPWFHQVLADIGDEQSLQQSLSTFSGHIRRIGRILAALQQDKAESDGETEPLSEDEPFPHTPTPSLVLLDEVGAGTDPSEGSALAIALLRYLADHAALTVATTHYGELKALKYQDERFENASVEFDDVTLSPTYRLLWGIPGRSNALAIAQRLGLNPAIVEAARAQIGAGSESDVNRVIAGLEQQRRQQEEKTKSADQLIRETERLHQEILQRAEMLRQRERELQQQQEEAVQAAIAQAKAEIARVIRQLQRGPETAQTAQQATEALNDLADRHLPSRQAPPKPKPGFRPKVGDRVRIPRLGQVAEVLTNPDDSGEFTVRFGLMKMTVSLADVESLQGEKAELPAKEQGSAAKGQSAEKKRPSEKSAEEKPPEAPAIRTSKNTLDLRGSRVADAEIELERAIASAQPGPLWIIHGHGTGKLRQGVHAFLKEHPQVLRFEAAERADGGSGVTVAYIE
- the dapB gene encoding 4-hydroxy-tetrahydrodipicolinate reductase; translated protein: MTQAPMTQAPIPVVVNGATGKMGRETIKAIAASKDMTLVGALARNPERIGQDVGEIIGCGPLEVPILNDMQGTLALASQEKQPAVMVDFTHPDVVYENARAAIAYGVRPVIGTTGLSVEQLNDLADFADKASIGCLVIPNFSIGVVLMQQAAVQASRYFDHVEIIELHHNQKADAPSGTAIQTAQLLAEFGKAFNPPTVDETEKLPGARGSQTEDGIRIHSVRLPGLIAHQEVIFGAPGQLYTLRHDTSDRASYMPGVLLCIRKVLALKSLVYGLEKVL
- a CDS encoding sensor histidine kinase → MTNLLHTLFGSQGYIPHGHCYLWQPWLVWLHVVSNAAIALAYFSIPALLLYFIAKRRDVPFNWMFVLFGAFIIACGIGHLMDIWTIWHPSYWLSGVVKAFTAIISIYTAIELVPLIPQALALPSPAKLEAANRELERALRELQSTQSRLIQAEKLSNLGQLVSGIAHEINNPVNFIYGNINHVSSYTQELLNLLALYRETVPQPAPAVAEVLADSDLEFIESDLPKTLSSMQIGADRIRQIVLSLRNFSRVDEAEMKPVNIHDGIDSTLMILQHRLKPKGDRPCIQVVREYGDLPKVECYAGQLNQVFMNILSNAIDALEEACETYKANQSSTLERTLQDKAPVIKICTRLIEPDNAAKQAEICVADNGPGIPKAVQAQIYEAFYTTKPLGKGTGLGLAISHQIVTEKHRGQLICQSDTGQGTTFLIQIPLRQSFAAPEPTRTAARNP
- a CDS encoding NDP-sugar synthase, yielding MSNVIGLLPAGGQATRLSPLPLSKELYPLGFRTSTDGRTVPKVVSHYLLEKMQRAGIAKAFFILRPGKWDIPAYYGDGALVQMRLGYLTVQVPYGVPYTLDQAYPFLQGATVAIGFPDILFQPENAYAALLERLARGGADVVLGLFPTKNFRKAGMVQFDEIGYVQQIVEKPQQTDLTYMWAIAVWSPRFTEFLHEFVSGKIPDKEVPIGDVIQAGINAGLRVEAEAFPDGSYLDVGTPDDLARAIRQLTPPEG
- the serS gene encoding serine--tRNA ligase gives rise to the protein MLDIKQIREHPEQVQAKLDLRGGGYDLKPILALDQQQRELEVGRSQLQARSNEIGKLVGQKMKSGAKPDDAEVLALKEEGNQIKAQLSDLEPKEKEIKEQLQALLLTFPNLPSDETPVGKSEDENVEIRRWGDEYIPTNPNILPHYEIGEKLGILNFERSVKIAQSRFVTLLGAGAALERALIQFMLDRHTQAGFVEVLPPILINTASLTASGQLPKFADESFKCDRDDLWLTPTAEVPITSLYRDEILEADALPIYHCAYTPCFRREAGSYGRDTRGLIRLHQFNKVEMFKFVHPDTSMDELESLTQAAEGVLQALKLPYRVIALCTGDLGFASVKTYDLEVWLPSQGKYREISSCSNCTDFQARRASLRFKEAGKKGTQFLHTLNGSGLAVGRTMAAILENYQQPDGTVAVPEALQPYLGRDVL
- a CDS encoding GDSL-type esterase/lipase family protein, which translates into the protein MSELLLLAAGLLSRANAGSLPTANLLPVLPPPADAAGVSGAKAAVVPVQAATDQVVQPEFSQSSQQASAENLRTAETGGAWTGRRRSLQRTALAQTAAAQPVTAQPSTPAHSFNTLQTAAAQNAAAQRDGSQARPSQASAVRSITAGRSPVQVAAASSPAPVPTLTDIPPARRIRPQSGAQQYQQRWAALRQGQTYTRIATDSFAEQWINATEQPTYEQWVTLLGYEARAMAAGQGNNRLSVLVGDSISQWFPVEQLSRDRFWLNQGISGDTTAGVLRRLSLFQDTRPADIHVMVGINDLRRGASNAEVLNNLSQIMQDLRQTHPQARIWIYSILPTRLPALPPERIFALNQNLEAIARQQQVAYVDLQRFFAEEPSGILRRDLTTDGIHLSRTGYALWQWAIGYLI